From the Oryzias latipes chromosome 22, ASM223467v1 genome, one window contains:
- the wdr43 gene encoding WD repeat-containing protein 43: MASDGGSSSLQLPCVFSPKSRQYLAVCAQDGRLRIWNTDSKTIHQEYVPSAHLSATCTCIAWGPCRTVKEGPQRKKRKSEAVQVEEKADLLAMGTAAGSVLLYSTAKGSLHCSLDEAHSAGVNCVHWHPEDSVLYSGSDDTNIVEWDLQSGKMRSKWKADRAAVTSLCVSPDGKLLLSAGHVIKMWDLDTKELYRKFTGHSTAVTTLRFATTRPPDSNGLYFVSGAAHDRLISVWQVREDGKDKNSVVSFTLTDEPRHVDLVPSNSKEEAVRLAVVCQDGQLHLFEHFLNGPCKKPFLPSCSVQMADTRESPMPIPMLAAVLGRDSRSVLLAYGNHLQPVIEQVEVNTTERHVCLSRDVKTSLSLTMESTVSKVKTPVVNTKSKVLVPGLPGHQAPLKGSHLEKASEKRKKDTKEMSIAEQLGEIDLSATSSEKVKASLQTDNYAVLLVQGLESNDADILNKVLQTRKEMVIKKTVARLPLSAVLPLVKELTNRLQGHPFAGILMVRWLKAVLMHHTSYLASLPDLVTELGVLYHMIESRVKMFHKLTKLHGKLYLLMTHVAASDSSNMVSEVDHTAKLVYEDESSDENEASGDEVLPEDDSDHWEEEEGMEEDQQSSEEEDEGNRTEPKANGEEDMEHENESEEE, encoded by the exons ATGGCGTCTGACGGTGGCAGCTCATCGCTGCAGCTACCCTGCGTTTTCTCACCCAAATCACGCCAGTATTTGGCTGTGTGCGCTCAGGATGGGAGACTTCGAATCTGGAATACAGACAGCAAAACTATTCACCAAGAATACGTGCCTTCAGCTCATTTGAGTGCCACTTGCACGTGCATCGCCTGGGGACCATGCCGAACAGTGAAG GAGGGACctcagaggaagaagaggaaatcGGAGGCGGTGCAGGTGGAGGAGAAGGCCGACCTGTTGGCGATGGGCACAGCGGCTGGCAGCGTCCTCCTCTACAGCACTGCTAAGGGAAGCCTCCACTGTTCCCTG GATGAAGCTCACAGTGCAGGAGTGAACTGTGTCCACTGGCACCCTGAAGACAGCGTGTTGTACAGCGGCTCAGACGACACAAACATTGTGGAATGGGACCTGCAGTCAGGAAAGATGAGGAG TAAGTGGAAGGCGGACCGCGCCGCAGTGACCAGCCTGTGTGTCAGTCCTGACGGCAAACTGCTGCTTTCAGCGGGACATGTGATCAAGATGTGGGACCTGGACACCAAGGAGCTCTACAGA AAATTCACAGGACATTCAACGGCTGTGACGACCCTGCGCTTTGCCACCACTCGACCCCCCGACAGCAACGGGCTGTACTTTGTGTCCGGCGCTGCACACGACCGGCTGATCAGTGTTTG GCAAGTACGAGAAGATGGGAAGGACAAGAACTCGGTGGTGTCGTTCACACTCACTGATGAGCCGAGACACGTTGACCTCGTCCCATCCAACAGCAAGGAAGAG GCGGTAAGGCTGGCAGTGGTGTGTCAGGATGGGCAGCTGCATTTGTTTGAGCACTTTTTAAATGG ACCCTGTAAGAAGCCCTTTTTGCCCTCGTGTTCGGTGCAAATGGCAGACACCAGGGAGTCACCGATGCCCATCCCCATGCTGGCTGCTGTGCTCGGAAGGGATTCCCGGTCCGTGCTGCTGGCCTACGGAAACCACCTGCAGCCCGTCATAGAGCAAGTG GAGGTCAACACCACAGAGAGACACGTGTGTTTGAGTCGAGACGTGAAGACCAGCTTGTCTCTCACCATGGAGAGCACCGTCTCAAAG GTGAAAACCCCGGTTGTTAACACAAAGAGCAAAGTACTGGTGCCTGGACTTCCTGGTCACCAAGCTCCATTAAAAGGATCCCATCTTGAAAAGGcatcagagaaaagaaaaaaggacacCAAAGAG ATGTCAATAGCTGAGCAGCTTGGCGAGATCGATCTATCAGCCACATCCAGCGAGAAGGTGAAGGCGTCTTTACAGACGGACAATTATGCGGTGCTGTTGGTGCAAGGTCTGGAGAGCAACGACGCCGACATCCTAAAT aaaGTTTTACAGACTCGTAAAGAGATGGTGATAAAGAAGACGGTTGCTCGGTTACCGCTCTCTGCTGTTCTTCCGTTGGTTAAAGAG CTCACAAATAGACTTCAAGGACATCCTTTTGC GGGAATTCTGATGGTTCGGTGGCTGAAGGCTGTCCTCATGCACCACACGTCGTACCTGGCATCT CTGCCGGACCTGGTCACTGAGCTGGGAGTCCTTTATCACATGATCGAGAGCAGAGTAAAAATGTTCCACAAACTCACAAAACTTCACGGGAAACTTTACCTGCTGATGACGCAT GTGGCGGCCAGTGACAGCAGCAACATGGTCTCAGAGGTCGACCACACAGCAAAGCTGGTGTATGAAGACG